The Streptomyces sp. NBC_01275 genome has a segment encoding these proteins:
- a CDS encoding alcohol dehydrogenase catalytic domain-containing protein encodes MATMLALRAHQGAEALVLEEVPVPEPGPLDVVVKVASAGLAPGIMRLLRMGALKHLPATLGHEAAGVVSAVGRDVTGHAVGDRVRVHPLLNCRECEYCRTDRDMMCAQQAMLGHAAFGDAPMPLYEQYHDGGLAEYVRVPHWLTDSLPDSVGFDVAAKVQDLANAVRALKCADLPERATLVVTAATGTMGTATVKLAEHFGVARLILVGRDSERLHRVAGLAGGVPAGVVALDELPENWSTEGTLTRRLRELAPEGAHAVIDFIPEGPALGQTMAGMATGGTLVHMGGNSTPLSLPAIALMMHCWRFVATRACTRQDTTDVLRLLATGALTADELITHRFPLTEALKAMDAIEQRVDDPMWMTVINP; translated from the coding sequence ATGGCCACGATGCTTGCCCTGCGAGCGCACCAGGGCGCCGAAGCACTCGTCCTGGAGGAAGTGCCCGTCCCCGAGCCAGGTCCGCTCGACGTTGTCGTGAAGGTCGCCTCCGCCGGCCTGGCGCCGGGCATCATGCGCCTGCTTCGGATGGGAGCGCTCAAACACCTGCCCGCCACACTCGGCCACGAGGCCGCAGGCGTCGTCTCCGCCGTCGGCCGGGACGTCACCGGCCACGCGGTCGGCGATCGAGTGCGGGTGCACCCCCTGCTGAACTGCCGTGAGTGCGAGTACTGCCGTACCGACCGGGACATGATGTGCGCCCAGCAGGCCATGCTCGGCCACGCCGCCTTCGGCGATGCCCCGATGCCCCTGTACGAGCAGTACCACGACGGCGGACTCGCGGAATACGTCCGTGTCCCGCACTGGCTGACCGATTCCCTGCCGGACTCCGTCGGCTTCGACGTCGCGGCCAAGGTTCAGGATCTGGCCAACGCCGTGCGCGCACTCAAGTGCGCAGACCTGCCGGAACGGGCCACCCTCGTGGTCACCGCCGCGACCGGCACCATGGGAACCGCGACGGTCAAACTCGCGGAGCATTTCGGAGTCGCCCGTCTGATCCTCGTCGGCCGCGACAGCGAGCGCCTCCACCGCGTCGCCGGGCTCGCCGGCGGCGTCCCGGCCGGTGTCGTCGCACTCGACGAACTCCCTGAGAACTGGTCGACCGAGGGCACTCTCACCCGTCGGCTGCGCGAGCTGGCGCCCGAGGGAGCCCATGCCGTCATCGACTTCATCCCGGAGGGTCCCGCCCTCGGCCAGACCATGGCCGGCATGGCCACCGGCGGCACACTCGTGCACATGGGCGGTAACTCCACCCCGCTGTCGCTCCCCGCCATCGCCCTGATGATGCATTGCTGGCGCTTCGTCGCCACTCGCGCGTGCACCCGCCAGGACACGACGGATGTGCTGCGTCTGCTCGCGACGGGCGCCCTCACCGCCGACGAGCTCATCACCCATCGGTTCCCGCTCACCGAAGCGCTCAAGGCCATGGACGCCATAGAGCAACGGGTCGACGACCCGATGTGGATGACCGTGATCAATCCCTGA
- a CDS encoding fumarylacetoacetate hydrolase family protein: protein MLKTAHYDDLAAPSTPTSLGTARFASGPLTRRPRRAPHACPSGRSTSGWASSASRTPRTARSSQLIHPVPALVAYLSRQTTLEPGDVISTGTPAGVGHTRGLFLRSGTEVRIEIEGIGTLVNTCA from the coding sequence GTGCTCAAGACCGCGCACTACGACGACTTGGCCGCTCCTTCTACACCCACGTCCTTGGGCACGGCCCGTTTTGCGAGCGGGCCCCTGACCCGGAGGCCCCGCCGCGCCCCGCACGCATGCCCGAGCGGGCGGTCGACGTCCGGCTGGGCTTCCTCCGCATCGCGGACGCCCCGCACAGCCAGGTCCTCGCAGCTCATCCACCCTGTTCCAGCGCTGGTCGCCTATCTGTCCCGGCAGACGACCCTTGAACCCGGCGACGTGATCAGCACCGGAACCCCGGCCGGCGTGGGCCACACGCGGGGACTCTTCCTGAGGTCCGGCACCGAGGTGCGCATCGAGATCGAAGGCATCGGCACCCTTGTCAACACCTGCGCTTGA
- a CDS encoding FAD-dependent monooxygenase, whose translation MSDQHERAESRRVLVVGAGPVGLALAIELGWRGVPVTVIDQGDGRVPFPAGEAIFSRTMEHLRRWGCAAEARTESAPAPDYPHRTVFATSATGHVLTEFDYGVTNRSSGVYNPLTPEGPAFLSKFSFVPLLARTAGELPGVEIRYGTLLETMEQDSKGVLAVVRDLASGATETLTGTYLVACDGGRSGIRRALGIEFEGMFAQGHNFAVHFRSPQLLDLLRERLGGPAVQIHTLSSVRRPYITVVNGVDEWRLSVYLDEEPDPDDAVAWIRDAVGAPIDVEILAAQPWSGHCVVARTYREGRVFLAGDAAHLLWPKGGFGANTGIGDAVDLGWKLAATLQGWGGPALLDSYEKERRPVAVRNVTEASSNWRADARLVPDPVLDRMDAEGERLRRELGEEIRRSRAKEFRCTGVQLGYRYGDSPICVPDGSPEPPDEPDEYVPSTWPGCRAPHVWLPDGSSVLDHFGRGFTLVVSGSADPMPLVEAARGCGVPLTVLRLADPAAAELYERPLVLVRPDGHVGWRGRQAPADPVAVLGILRGATVPPPDAKAAGAARTVSAGVGPHLV comes from the coding sequence ATGTCTGACCAGCACGAAAGAGCCGAATCTCGGCGCGTCCTAGTCGTAGGAGCGGGGCCCGTGGGCCTCGCGCTCGCGATCGAGTTGGGGTGGCGTGGTGTACCGGTCACCGTGATCGACCAGGGCGACGGCCGCGTGCCCTTTCCGGCAGGCGAGGCGATATTTTCACGCACCATGGAACACCTGCGGCGCTGGGGTTGCGCGGCAGAGGCACGCACGGAGTCGGCACCGGCCCCGGACTACCCGCACCGCACGGTGTTCGCCACCTCCGCCACCGGGCACGTCCTCACCGAGTTCGACTACGGGGTCACCAACCGGTCTTCGGGCGTGTACAACCCGCTGACGCCGGAGGGTCCCGCATTCCTGTCCAAGTTCTCCTTCGTGCCGTTGCTCGCACGCACGGCCGGTGAACTGCCAGGAGTCGAGATCAGGTACGGCACCCTCCTGGAGACGATGGAACAGGACTCCAAGGGTGTCCTGGCCGTGGTGCGCGACCTGGCGAGCGGTGCCACGGAGACGCTGACCGGCACCTACCTGGTGGCCTGCGACGGAGGCCGCAGCGGCATACGTCGGGCGCTCGGCATCGAGTTCGAGGGCATGTTCGCCCAGGGGCACAACTTCGCCGTGCACTTCCGTTCGCCGCAGCTGCTGGACCTGCTGCGGGAGCGGCTGGGCGGCCCGGCGGTGCAGATCCACACCCTGTCGTCGGTGCGCAGGCCGTACATCACGGTCGTCAACGGCGTGGACGAGTGGCGGCTCTCGGTCTACCTGGACGAGGAGCCCGACCCCGACGACGCGGTCGCCTGGATACGCGACGCCGTCGGTGCGCCGATCGACGTGGAGATCCTCGCAGCGCAGCCCTGGAGCGGACACTGCGTCGTGGCCCGCACCTACCGGGAGGGGCGCGTGTTCCTCGCGGGCGACGCCGCGCATCTGCTCTGGCCCAAGGGAGGCTTCGGCGCCAACACCGGGATCGGCGACGCCGTGGACCTCGGCTGGAAGCTCGCCGCGACCCTCCAAGGATGGGGCGGCCCGGCGCTCCTGGACAGCTACGAGAAGGAGCGGCGGCCGGTCGCCGTCCGCAACGTCACGGAAGCCTCCAGCAACTGGAGGGCCGACGCGCGGCTCGTCCCCGATCCGGTGCTCGACCGCATGGACGCGGAAGGCGAGCGGCTCCGACGTGAGCTGGGCGAGGAGATCCGCCGGTCCCGGGCCAAGGAGTTCCGCTGCACGGGCGTCCAGCTCGGATACCGTTACGGCGATTCCCCGATCTGCGTGCCGGACGGCAGTCCGGAACCGCCCGACGAGCCGGACGAGTACGTACCGTCGACGTGGCCCGGCTGCCGCGCACCCCACGTCTGGCTGCCCGACGGCAGCTCGGTGCTCGACCACTTCGGGCGCGGGTTCACGCTCGTGGTCTCGGGTTCCGCGGACCCGATGCCTCTGGTGGAGGCCGCGCGCGGGTGTGGTGTGCCGTTGACGGTGCTGCGCCTCGCCGACCCTGCCGCCGCGGAGCTGTACGAGCGGCCGCTGGTGCTCGTCCGCCCGGACGGTCACGTCGGCTGGCGAGGCCGGCAGGCTCCCGCGGATCCCGTCGCCGTGCTCGGCATACTGCGCGGTGCGACGGTCCCGCCTCCGGACGCGAAAGCGGCCGGAGCGGCGCGGACGGTATCAGCGGGAGTCGGGCCTCACCTCGTCTGA
- a CDS encoding TetR/AcrR family transcriptional regulator, giving the protein MPRNRQQIPREERTGDLLAAATELFLSKGYAKTTMADISSAAGVARGNVYWYFDSKDHIFAAVINRMLSREIRILNEEQAGADPLSRLVRGLSDMRYSRPLHQAMHDRLPHSEAVREAHSTFMNWIVGLVDEFMAERGLDDAPGIDAELVRDVAVAVFEGAHVPNDWNRPAHEMIRFLLESVVARSSAAKGRKR; this is encoded by the coding sequence ATGCCGCGGAACCGCCAACAGATCCCCCGGGAGGAGCGCACGGGTGATCTGCTAGCCGCGGCCACCGAGCTCTTCCTCTCGAAGGGCTACGCCAAGACCACGATGGCGGACATCAGTTCCGCCGCCGGCGTGGCCCGGGGCAACGTCTACTGGTACTTCGACTCCAAGGACCACATCTTCGCCGCCGTCATCAACCGCATGCTCAGTCGCGAGATCCGCATCCTGAACGAGGAGCAGGCCGGTGCCGATCCGCTGAGCCGCCTGGTGCGCGGGCTGTCCGACATGCGCTACTCCCGTCCGCTGCACCAGGCCATGCACGACCGGCTTCCCCATTCGGAGGCAGTTCGCGAGGCCCACAGCACCTTCATGAACTGGATCGTCGGACTGGTCGACGAGTTCATGGCCGAGCGCGGCCTCGACGACGCCCCTGGCATCGATGCCGAGCTCGTCCGCGATGTCGCGGTCGCCGTCTTCGAAGGGGCGCACGTGCCCAATGACTGGAACAGACCGGCCCACGAGATGATCCGGTTTCTGTTGGAGTCCGTCGTGGCCAGGAGTTCAGCGGCCAAGGGGCGGAAGCGCTGA
- a CDS encoding TetR/AcrR family transcriptional regulator, producing the protein MRRVQREDRAAELLAAATELFLTRGYAGTAMADISAAAGVARGNVYGYYSSKDDIFAAVMDGMLRHEIQAPAGELRDRDPLTALTRCLADMRTFRSLHRASHERLDHSSAVREAHERFLHWMRSMVYEVLDRCPHPVDREMVADLTVAVFEGANVPRSRQRPAHELRGSRSRRPAARRGRTSLAGFPAVAPLITTMLDGSPEALRQPPVVRRGRRGLLR; encoded by the coding sequence ATGCGGCGCGTTCAGCGCGAGGATCGTGCCGCGGAGCTGCTCGCCGCCGCGACGGAACTGTTCCTGACCCGCGGCTATGCCGGCACGGCGATGGCAGACATCAGCGCGGCAGCAGGTGTCGCCCGAGGCAATGTCTACGGGTATTACTCGTCAAAGGACGACATATTCGCCGCGGTGATGGACGGGATGCTCCGCCACGAGATCCAGGCGCCGGCCGGCGAACTCCGTGACCGCGATCCGCTCACCGCGCTGACCCGGTGCCTCGCGGACATGCGTACTTTCCGCTCGCTGCATCGGGCTTCGCACGAGCGACTCGACCACTCGTCAGCCGTGCGGGAGGCCCACGAGCGATTCCTGCACTGGATGCGGTCGATGGTGTACGAGGTGCTCGACCGGTGCCCGCACCCAGTGGACAGGGAGATGGTCGCGGATCTGACCGTCGCCGTGTTCGAAGGCGCGAATGTGCCCCGCTCCCGTCAGCGCCCCGCCCACGAGCTGAGAGGAAGCCGCTCGCGCCGGCCCGCAGCGCGGCGTGGACGTACTAGCCTGGCGGGGTTCCCTGCGGTCGCGCCCCTCATCACGACGATGCTCGACGGTTCTCCTGAGGCGCTTCGACAGCCCCCGGTCGTCAGGAGAGGTCGGCGAGGTCTTCTGCGCTGA
- a CDS encoding aldo/keto reductase has product MSNEFRLGGDLAVNRLGFGAMRLPSQEGMGGPARDPETGRAVLRRAVELGVNHIDTADFYVSAGVAVRANTLIREALHPYASDLVIATKVGPITRPDGFHQASPADMRGLVEANLQGLGVDRLDLVYLRIGAMTPPHGESLAERFEALAVLREEGLIRHLGLSNVDNAHLAEARAIAPVVAVQNQFHAAKRDDVELLAACEESDIAFVPFFPLGGGRELDDERLAKVAARHGAAVSQIGLAWLLAASPVTLAIPGTGSLSHLEDNMAVAGITLSAEDLADLS; this is encoded by the coding sequence ATGAGCAATGAATTCCGCCTCGGAGGCGACCTGGCCGTGAACCGGCTCGGCTTCGGTGCCATGCGCCTGCCGTCCCAGGAGGGCATGGGTGGGCCCGCCCGCGACCCCGAGACCGGCCGCGCCGTACTGCGCCGCGCCGTCGAGCTGGGCGTCAACCACATCGACACCGCCGACTTCTACGTGAGCGCCGGTGTTGCGGTGCGCGCGAACACCCTGATCCGCGAGGCCCTCCATCCCTACGCGTCCGACCTCGTCATCGCCACCAAGGTGGGCCCCATCACCCGCCCCGACGGCTTCCATCAAGCGTCCCCGGCGGACATGCGCGGCCTGGTGGAAGCCAACCTCCAGGGTCTGGGCGTGGACCGCCTAGATCTCGTCTACCTGCGCATCGGGGCGATGACGCCTCCGCACGGGGAGTCGCTCGCCGAGCGCTTCGAGGCCCTCGCTGTGCTGCGTGAGGAGGGTCTGATCCGTCACCTCGGCCTCAGCAACGTCGACAACGCCCATCTCGCGGAGGCCCGCGCGATCGCCCCGGTCGTGGCGGTGCAGAACCAGTTCCACGCCGCCAAGCGCGACGACGTGGAGCTGCTGGCCGCCTGCGAGGAGTCCGACATCGCGTTCGTGCCTTTCTTCCCGCTCGGTGGCGGCCGGGAACTCGACGACGAGCGGCTGGCAAAGGTCGCGGCCCGGCACGGCGCCGCCGTGTCGCAGATCGGCCTCGCCTGGTTGCTGGCCGCCTCGCCGGTGACGCTGGCCATTCCCGGCACGGGCTCCCTGTCGCACCTGGAGGACAACATGGCCGTCGCAGGGATCACCCTCAGCGCAGAAGACCTCGCCGACCTCTCCTGA
- a CDS encoding DNA-binding response regulator: protein MPQHMALKGDLELHARIKPLMELYDAEWVSAARDLDTWPKARESARLQIRRDGARQARKLYSPAALADERDREVLREMAAHGMQVRITTTPLPQGTVFIDRRTMFLTDPASSASSALGPQHRKYTMSAEPALVSGAYALFEAAWETATELAAFFDPDRPRIDARAREVLYALGSGMTDVSASRELGMSLRTYRRRVAELLVALDAGSRFQAGVRAGELGLTRG from the coding sequence ATGCCACAGCACATGGCTCTCAAGGGTGATCTTGAGCTGCACGCGCGGATCAAGCCCTTGATGGAGTTGTACGACGCGGAATGGGTCAGCGCAGCCCGCGACCTCGACACCTGGCCCAAGGCCCGCGAGTCCGCCCGTCTGCAGATTCGACGTGACGGGGCACGTCAAGCCCGCAAGCTGTACAGTCCCGCCGCGCTCGCCGACGAGCGCGACCGGGAGGTATTGCGCGAGATGGCCGCCCACGGCATGCAGGTGCGGATCACCACCACCCCGTTGCCTCAGGGAACGGTCTTCATCGACCGGCGAACCATGTTCCTGACCGATCCCGCGTCCTCAGCCTCGTCCGCCCTCGGCCCCCAGCACCGTAAGTACACGATGAGTGCCGAACCCGCCCTGGTGAGCGGGGCGTACGCGCTGTTCGAAGCAGCGTGGGAGACGGCCACCGAACTGGCGGCCTTCTTCGACCCCGACCGGCCCCGGATCGACGCGCGAGCCCGCGAGGTGCTGTACGCACTGGGCTCCGGAATGACCGACGTGTCCGCCTCACGCGAGCTGGGCATGTCGCTGCGCACCTACCGCCGCAGAGTCGCCGAACTCCTCGTCGCCCTGGACGCGGGCTCACGTTTCCAGGCCGGGGTGCGCGCGGGCGAGTTGGGCCTGACCCGCGGGTGA
- a CDS encoding aldehyde dehydrogenase family protein, producing the protein MTDNIPTITRDGVIGYDATEIVTIDQATGAEFARYPVAGKEEAAAAVAAARSITGAWWDLGFEGRAERLRAWRRQIALSGEEGAALIHAENGKPLDDARVEVLGTLEHLQYVADNAARVLERREVPSSPTTPNQRAWVEYQPYGVVGVIGPWNFPLLTPAAILADALAAGNAVILKPSQITPGVAEWLIRTWQRAVPELPAVLQNLNGYGATGQALIEAGLDKLAFTGSVATGRTVAAQCAQTLTPVLLELGGKDGVIVAEDADLDEAAAHIVWGAMQNTGHGCISLEVAYVVESVHDEFVEKISELAGQVRVGSDEGAEIGPVPLPSQTSIIREHIQDALERGATATVGGLDAVGDRYAAPTVLVGVAPDALAATEETFGPTLAVVKVADADEAVAHINAGRYGLGSAVFSRDRGEAIARRLRVGMTSINDALVFSMNPAVPFGGRGDSGYGRKQGEEGLREFAYAHAFTAKTGPARFSASTFGRPAGAMAGALAGARNRILAESGEKSD; encoded by the coding sequence ATGACCGACAACATTCCGACGATCACACGTGACGGCGTCATCGGATACGACGCGACCGAGATCGTCACCATCGACCAGGCCACCGGAGCCGAGTTCGCCCGATATCCCGTGGCCGGCAAGGAAGAGGCTGCCGCGGCCGTCGCCGCCGCACGCTCGATCACCGGGGCCTGGTGGGACCTCGGCTTCGAGGGCCGTGCGGAGCGGCTGCGTGCGTGGCGGCGGCAGATAGCTTTGAGCGGTGAGGAGGGCGCCGCACTCATTCACGCCGAGAATGGCAAGCCCCTCGACGACGCCCGCGTGGAGGTGCTCGGGACGCTCGAGCACCTGCAGTACGTTGCTGACAACGCCGCGCGGGTCCTGGAGCGCCGGGAGGTTCCATCCAGCCCCACCACGCCCAACCAGCGTGCGTGGGTCGAGTACCAGCCCTACGGCGTGGTCGGCGTCATAGGCCCGTGGAATTTCCCCCTGCTCACTCCCGCGGCTATCCTCGCCGATGCGCTTGCGGCCGGGAACGCCGTCATCCTCAAGCCGAGCCAGATCACGCCCGGCGTCGCCGAATGGCTCATCCGAACCTGGCAGCGTGCCGTTCCGGAACTGCCGGCCGTCCTGCAGAACCTGAACGGATACGGGGCCACGGGTCAGGCGCTCATCGAGGCCGGCCTCGACAAGCTCGCGTTCACGGGCAGTGTCGCCACGGGCCGGACGGTGGCCGCCCAATGCGCGCAGACCCTGACCCCCGTTCTGCTGGAACTCGGCGGAAAGGACGGCGTCATCGTCGCCGAAGACGCCGATCTGGACGAAGCCGCCGCTCACATCGTGTGGGGCGCGATGCAGAACACCGGACACGGTTGCATCAGTCTCGAAGTGGCCTATGTCGTCGAGTCGGTGCACGACGAGTTCGTCGAGAAGATCAGCGAGCTGGCCGGGCAGGTACGCGTCGGCAGCGACGAGGGCGCGGAGATCGGGCCGGTTCCGCTGCCGAGCCAGACCTCGATCATCCGGGAACACATCCAGGACGCCCTGGAGCGCGGCGCGACAGCCACCGTCGGCGGCCTCGACGCGGTGGGCGACCGCTATGCCGCGCCCACCGTCCTGGTCGGAGTGGCCCCCGACGCCCTCGCGGCGACGGAGGAGACGTTCGGGCCGACGCTGGCGGTCGTCAAGGTCGCCGACGCCGATGAGGCCGTCGCTCACATCAACGCCGGCCGGTACGGGCTGGGCAGCGCCGTCTTCAGCCGCGACCGCGGCGAAGCCATCGCCCGTCGCCTCCGCGTGGGAATGACCAGCATCAACGATGCTCTGGTGTTCTCCATGAACCCCGCCGTGCCGTTCGGCGGTCGGGGCGACAGCGGTTACGGGCGCAAGCAGGGGGAGGAGGGACTGCGGGAGTTCGCCTACGCGCACGCCTTCACCGCCAAGACCGGCCCCGCCCGGTTCTCCGCCTCGACCTTCGGCAGGCCCGCGGGTGCCATGGCGGGAGCCCTCGCCGGCGCCCGTAACAGGATCCTGGCCGAGAGCGGCGAGAAGTCGGACTGA
- a CDS encoding SDR family oxidoreductase: MTRTIALITGASSGIGAEYARLLADDHDLVLVARRADRLGDFAEELRARGAAVEVLPADLGTHEGITAVTGRLAAGDVRLLVSNAGAGGYAPLVDVDPADIDRLLTLNAVAPIQLVRAALPGMLAAGDGAIITVASLLAFSGGLNDPRAPRRTLYAAAKAATVAFTRTLTGELADTPIRTQLLLPGVVATEWNEGVGRDIPWAMTPQDVASASLAGLRLGETVCAPGLENQAAALEALLAAESALLTGGNQPTPATRYRGPQA, encoded by the coding sequence ATGACTCGCACGATCGCTCTCATCACTGGAGCTTCCTCCGGCATCGGCGCCGAATACGCCCGTCTGCTGGCGGATGACCACGACCTCGTCCTGGTGGCGCGCCGCGCGGACCGGCTCGGCGACTTCGCAGAGGAGCTCCGTGCCCGGGGTGCCGCCGTGGAGGTGCTGCCCGCCGATCTCGGCACCCACGAGGGCATCACCGCTGTCACCGGGCGTCTCGCCGCGGGGGACGTGCGCCTGCTGGTCAGCAACGCCGGCGCCGGCGGCTACGCCCCGCTCGTCGACGTCGACCCCGCCGACATCGACCGCCTGCTCACCCTCAACGCCGTGGCCCCCATTCAGCTGGTCCGCGCCGCGCTTCCCGGAATGCTCGCCGCCGGAGATGGCGCGATCATCACGGTGGCCTCGCTGCTGGCCTTCAGCGGCGGCCTCAACGATCCCCGCGCACCACGACGCACTCTCTACGCGGCGGCGAAGGCCGCCACCGTCGCCTTCACCCGGACCCTCACAGGTGAGCTCGCGGACACGCCCATCCGTACGCAGCTGCTGCTGCCCGGCGTCGTGGCCACGGAGTGGAACGAAGGCGTCGGCCGCGACATCCCCTGGGCGATGACCCCCCAGGACGTCGCCTCGGCCAGCCTTGCCGGCCTGCGCCTGGGGGAGACCGTGTGCGCACCCGGTCTGGAGAACCAGGCCGCAGCCCTTGAGGCCCTGCTGGCCGCAGAGTCCGCTCTGCTCACCGGCGGCAACCAGCCCACCCCCGCAACTCGCTACCGCGGCCCGCAGGCGTAG
- a CDS encoding MarR family winged helix-turn-helix transcriptional regulator, whose product MIRDDEEPVGLGALDRVTWALRRAELAVQTLKEQRLRPLGMAAAHYTLLMSVHSEPGLAGAELARRLNVTPQAVASLVARLEGRGQLERREHPRHRHVQELHLTDAGREALRAADQVIADVERHITEGLGPDQSTQLRTLLDQVSKTVRSA is encoded by the coding sequence GTGATACGTGACGACGAGGAGCCTGTGGGGCTCGGCGCGCTTGACCGGGTGACCTGGGCATTGCGGCGCGCGGAACTGGCGGTGCAGACGCTCAAGGAACAGCGGCTACGCCCGCTGGGCATGGCCGCCGCGCACTACACCCTGCTGATGTCGGTGCACAGCGAACCAGGGCTGGCCGGCGCCGAGTTGGCCCGCCGCCTCAACGTCACCCCTCAGGCCGTCGCCTCCCTCGTGGCACGCCTGGAGGGCCGCGGCCAGTTGGAGAGGCGCGAGCACCCGCGCCACCGGCACGTGCAGGAACTGCACCTCACCGACGCCGGGCGGGAGGCGCTGCGCGCGGCCGACCAGGTGATCGCCGACGTAGAGCGTCACATCACCGAGGGCCTGGGACCGGACCAGAGCACGCAGCTACGGACGCTGCTCGACCAGGTGAGCAAGACGGTGCGCAGCGCCTGA
- a CDS encoding NADP-dependent oxidoreductase, translating to MSEVVVARAYGGPEVLSVIDVAVAEPGPGQVRIGVRAVGVNPFDHKMYSGAFGTDPANLPMRLGAEAAGVVTAVGADATGPAGPIQIGDEVIAYRAPGAYAAELVVPASSVVPKPAALSWEQAGGLMVTGVTAVHVLEAIGLRENDSVLVHGAAGGVGLMAVQLAVERGARVLGTASPAKHDVLRDLGAIPIAYGPGLADRVRAAAPQGVHAAADLVGTDEAVDVSVELVADRSRIATVAAFERGARAGIRLLGGGPGADPGTEVRAAARLRLTEAAGAGRLRVLIAASHPLREAAAAHRQIMTGHTTGKIVLVP from the coding sequence ATGAGCGAGGTAGTAGTTGCGCGTGCCTACGGTGGTCCCGAGGTGCTGTCGGTGATCGATGTCGCCGTGGCGGAGCCCGGGCCGGGTCAGGTGCGCATCGGGGTCCGCGCCGTCGGCGTCAACCCTTTCGACCACAAGATGTACAGCGGCGCCTTCGGAACCGATCCGGCGAACCTGCCGATGCGGCTCGGTGCCGAAGCGGCCGGTGTGGTGACCGCTGTCGGTGCCGACGCGACCGGCCCCGCCGGTCCGATCCAGATCGGCGACGAGGTGATCGCGTACCGAGCGCCCGGCGCGTATGCCGCCGAACTCGTCGTCCCGGCCTCGTCGGTGGTGCCCAAACCCGCCGCTCTCTCCTGGGAGCAGGCCGGAGGACTGATGGTCACGGGCGTCACCGCTGTGCACGTTCTCGAAGCGATCGGCCTGCGCGAGAACGACTCGGTGCTGGTCCACGGCGCGGCGGGTGGCGTCGGCCTGATGGCCGTGCAACTGGCCGTCGAGCGCGGAGCCAGGGTGCTGGGAACGGCGAGCCCGGCCAAGCACGACGTACTGCGAGACCTGGGGGCGATTCCGATCGCGTACGGGCCGGGTCTGGCGGACCGGGTGCGCGCGGCAGCACCGCAGGGAGTCCACGCGGCTGCCGACCTGGTGGGCACCGACGAGGCGGTGGACGTCTCGGTGGAGCTGGTGGCGGACCGGTCCCGCATCGCGACCGTCGCGGCGTTCGAACGCGGGGCCCGAGCCGGCATCAGGCTCCTGGGTGGCGGGCCCGGCGCGGACCCCGGCACGGAAGTCCGCGCCGCTGCGCGCCTGCGGCTCACCGAAGCCGCGGGCGCCGGGCGACTGCGCGTCCTGATCGCCGCCAGCCATCCGTTGCGCGAAGCCGCCGCCGCGCATCGGCAGATCATGACCGGGCATACGACGGGGAAGATCGTCCTCGTCCCGTGA
- a CDS encoding SDR family oxidoreductase, with protein MAPGYVRTESSARMPHEFQGRLADDTPLGRVAEPEDVARAIAMLVGEEAAFVTGEVLAVDGGYGLARR; from the coding sequence GTGGCGCCCGGCTACGTCCGCACCGAGAGCAGCGCTCGCATGCCGCACGAGTTCCAGGGGCGGCTGGCGGACGACACGCCCCTGGGGCGTGTCGCGGAGCCGGAGGACGTGGCTCGGGCGATCGCGATGCTCGTCGGCGAGGAGGCCGCCTTCGTCACCGGCGAAGTGCTCGCCGTCGACGGTGGGTACGGCCTGGCACGCCGGTAG